The Etheostoma spectabile isolate EspeVRDwgs_2016 chromosome 1, UIUC_Espe_1.0, whole genome shotgun sequence genome has a segment encoding these proteins:
- the LOC116692592 gene encoding C3a anaphylatoxin chemotactic receptor isoform X1: MNNSTELSSSEEIAMAPEEFDGGTAVACVILGLSFLVGAPGNLLVIWTILRHVKQRSHTLVLILHLAAADLLVLITLPLWIYSLAYHWVFGEACCKAMVFVINACMYSSVFLITLMSVERFVAVRHPLSSAGWKRKKALNKVLLALWTAAFVFSIPVIPTQVVGTDAGEEHCLYRLYTSVTQELVCVLLETLLGYILPFIILVVCYGCLCSRITQMSFKSKRKSTVLIASVVVVFAICWTPHHIENVLSLIILATENSLPDAAKTLESVRSTMTFIAGAMIFISSTANPILYMFAARSFRSSLRDTGIQKLFRHISSTSPGEGNKELSFVSKRQTNSSQCVSEPKDQLDIK; this comes from the coding sequence ATGAATAACTCAACTGAGCTGTCTTCCTCAGAGGAAATTGCCATGGCCCCTGAGGAGTTTGACGGCGGGACAGCAGTGGCTTGTGTGATCCTGGGCCTGTCCTTCCTGGTAGGAGCTCCGGGGAACCTGCTGGTGATCTGGACTATCCTGAGACACGTCAAGCAGCGTTCCCACACTTTGGTGCTCATCCTGCACCTGGCTGCTGCAGACCTGCTGGTCCTCATCACCCTGCCTCTGTGGATCTACTCCCTGGCCTACCACTGGGTGTTTGGAGAAGCTTGCTGCAAAGCCATGGTGTTCGTGATCAACGCCTGTATGTATAGCAGCGTTTTCCTCATTACCCTCATGAGTGTGGAACGCTTTGTGGCTGTGCGCCACCCCTTGTCCTCGGCTGgctggaaaaggaaaaaagctttaaataaaGTTCTGCTAGCTCTGTGGACTGCAGCATTTGTGTTCAGCATACCGGTCATCCCAACTCAGGTTGTAGGGACGGATGCTGGTGAGGAGCACTGTCTGTACAGGCTTTACACTTCTGTGACCCAGgagctggtgtgtgtgctgctaGAAACACTGCTGGGCTACATATTACCCTTCATCATCCTCGTGGTCTGCTATGGCTGCCTGTGCAGCCGGATTACTCAGATGAGCTTCAAGTCTAAACGCAAGTCCACAGTGCTGATTGCCAGCGTAGTGGTCGTGTTTGCCATTTGTTGGACGCCTCATCACATAGAAAATGTCCTGTCACTCATCATCCTGGCCACTGAAAACTCCCTCCCGGACGCAGCAAAGACTCTGGAGAGCGTCAGGAGCACCATGACTTTCATTGCTGGAGCCATGATCTTCATCAGCAGCACTGCTAACCCCATCCTCTACATGTTTGCGGCTCGCTCCTTTAGGAGCTCCCTGCGTGACACCGGTATCCAGAAGCTCTTCCGCCATATCTCAAGCACCTCCCCAGGTGAGGGCAATAAAGAGCTGTCCTTTGTGTCCAAGAGACAGACCAACAGTTctcagtgtgtgtctgagccAAAAGACCAACTggacattaaataa
- the LOC116692592 gene encoding C3a anaphylatoxin chemotactic receptor isoform X2 yields the protein MAPEEFDGGTAVACVILGLSFLVGAPGNLLVIWTILRHVKQRSHTLVLILHLAAADLLVLITLPLWIYSLAYHWVFGEACCKAMVFVINACMYSSVFLITLMSVERFVAVRHPLSSAGWKRKKALNKVLLALWTAAFVFSIPVIPTQVVGTDAGEEHCLYRLYTSVTQELVCVLLETLLGYILPFIILVVCYGCLCSRITQMSFKSKRKSTVLIASVVVVFAICWTPHHIENVLSLIILATENSLPDAAKTLESVRSTMTFIAGAMIFISSTANPILYMFAARSFRSSLRDTGIQKLFRHISSTSPGEGNKELSFVSKRQTNSSQCVSEPKDQLDIK from the coding sequence ATGGCCCCTGAGGAGTTTGACGGCGGGACAGCAGTGGCTTGTGTGATCCTGGGCCTGTCCTTCCTGGTAGGAGCTCCGGGGAACCTGCTGGTGATCTGGACTATCCTGAGACACGTCAAGCAGCGTTCCCACACTTTGGTGCTCATCCTGCACCTGGCTGCTGCAGACCTGCTGGTCCTCATCACCCTGCCTCTGTGGATCTACTCCCTGGCCTACCACTGGGTGTTTGGAGAAGCTTGCTGCAAAGCCATGGTGTTCGTGATCAACGCCTGTATGTATAGCAGCGTTTTCCTCATTACCCTCATGAGTGTGGAACGCTTTGTGGCTGTGCGCCACCCCTTGTCCTCGGCTGgctggaaaaggaaaaaagctttaaataaaGTTCTGCTAGCTCTGTGGACTGCAGCATTTGTGTTCAGCATACCGGTCATCCCAACTCAGGTTGTAGGGACGGATGCTGGTGAGGAGCACTGTCTGTACAGGCTTTACACTTCTGTGACCCAGgagctggtgtgtgtgctgctaGAAACACTGCTGGGCTACATATTACCCTTCATCATCCTCGTGGTCTGCTATGGCTGCCTGTGCAGCCGGATTACTCAGATGAGCTTCAAGTCTAAACGCAAGTCCACAGTGCTGATTGCCAGCGTAGTGGTCGTGTTTGCCATTTGTTGGACGCCTCATCACATAGAAAATGTCCTGTCACTCATCATCCTGGCCACTGAAAACTCCCTCCCGGACGCAGCAAAGACTCTGGAGAGCGTCAGGAGCACCATGACTTTCATTGCTGGAGCCATGATCTTCATCAGCAGCACTGCTAACCCCATCCTCTACATGTTTGCGGCTCGCTCCTTTAGGAGCTCCCTGCGTGACACCGGTATCCAGAAGCTCTTCCGCCATATCTCAAGCACCTCCCCAGGTGAGGGCAATAAAGAGCTGTCCTTTGTGTCCAAGAGACAGACCAACAGTTctcagtgtgtgtctgagccAAAAGACCAACTggacattaaataa